The genomic interval GCGGGACTGAAAAAGAGAACCGTGGGAGTAAGATTCCGGGACTGCACGAGAGCGTCCTTCACGGAAAGGACATGTTCAAGCTTCAAGCCCTCGGAGGAAAGCTGATACAGGAAGTGAATCCAGGAATCCGAGCCGTCGAACTTGAAGGAGAGCACGCCGTCGAAATCGCCGGACCAGGAAGCGGGAATAAACACCCTGTTTTCGACGCTGCCGCCCGCTCCGGAACCTGCCGGGATTATCTGCGGGCTTAGCAGCTGGTATCCGCTCCAGAGGAAGCGTCCGGTTTCGGGGAACTGCAGCACTCCGTAATTGCCTGAACTGAAGGCGCGGCTCAGCGAGCGGATAGATTCGAGAACCGAGTCCCGGCGGGCCCGCTCTTCGCTGACGAGAGACTCCGGAGAGGAATCCAGGGCGGCGAAATAATGAGCCTGGGGCATGCCGTTCTCGTCGGTAAACTGGACTAAAATGGAATTGCGGCGGCGAACCTGAACAGACAGCGTCGAGCCTTCGAAGCGGTAGTCTCCGTCGTCTCCCCGTACAACCGAGGAATACGGGAAGGTCCTGACGCCGGTTTCGTCTTCGATCCTGGCCACCAGGGAATCCCGGCCGGGGAAAAAACCCCATTGGGGACTGATTTTATCAAGATCGATGCGAGAGCTTTCGATCATCGTTCTCCAGGAATCAGGGTACCAGGCGCGGGAAAGAAGGTTCTCCAGCACCGGATCGGGTCCCGAGTCGGTCTGAACGATCTGTTCGCCGGTGTATTCCCGTTCGTCGATTATCGTCAGATTATAGGAATAGCACCAGCCCAGAGATCCGTCGTCCGTCATCACTTCGTACCAATCGCCCGGAAGAGCCGAGTTTCCCGACATGACGGGGGCGCCCTCTCCCTTGCGTACCAGTTTTATCTGCTGGCCCGCGCGGAGGCGGTATACCTGGCGCGCCGTGTTCTCGGGGGCGCTGCGTATCGGAAGCCCGTCGATCTTGACCAGGGCGTAGGTGTACCGGTATTCGGCGTCACGTTGAGCGGCTTTTCGGGCGGCGGAACGCGACTTATAGAGCTGTATCTGCCACAGAGGCACTTCGAGGCGGTCCTTCGAGTCTTTCGAACCGATTACATAGACTTTGCCGATATTCGACTGGACGAAAACGGGAACTACGTCTCCCGCGTGCAAATCATGATCGGGAACCGACCAGGCGAGAACGCCGTAGCCGATTTTTCCGCCGCAGGAAGACACTGCCAAGAGAGAGAGAAGGAGAAAAATCCTCAGGATGTTTGCAGAAAAGCGTCTGTTTAGAGAAAAAATCATCACCACACAATACCTCAAGAGGAGTTACTTTTCAATCAGGGCCGGATTGGCGAAAACAGAGAGAGCCCAATAACAGAGAAAAAACCTGAACGACTCCTGCCGGTTGAGGCCCGCGTCGAGGGCAACGCTCACCAAAAGAGCCGAATACACGCCGGTGCGGCCGCTTCCGTAATCGAGCACCCAGCGGACAAAGGCCGAATCCTGATTCACATCGCGGATGAAATCGCTCACGATCCGCTGCAGCCTTCCGTCGGTCCGGTGGAAGCGCGAGGAATACTCGTCGTAGACTTCCTCCAGAATTCGGGGAGCGGCCGGATGGTCGCCGATATATTGTTCAAACAAATAAAAGAAGCGCTTGGGTACGCCCATGAGCTGGGAAAGAATTAAAATCGTTTCGTCGGTTATGTGTGCGGGCAGAGCTTCGTTCCGGAGCAGGTCGAGGAGGATGGGAACCGAGGCCGCGGTGCCGTATTCCTCCATTGCCTGAA from Teretinema zuelzerae carries:
- a CDS encoding SH3 domain-containing protein, with the protein product MIFSLNRRFSANILRIFLLLSLLAVSSCGGKIGYGVLAWSVPDHDLHAGDVVPVFVQSNIGKVYVIGSKDSKDRLEVPLWQIQLYKSRSAARKAAQRDAEYRYTYALVKIDGLPIRSAPENTARQVYRLRAGQQIKLVRKGEGAPVMSGNSALPGDWYEVMTDDGSLGWCYSYNLTIIDEREYTGEQIVQTDSGPDPVLENLLSRAWYPDSWRTMIESSRIDLDKISPQWGFFPGRDSLVARIEDETGVRTFPYSSVVRGDDGDYRFEGSTLSVQVRRRNSILVQFTDENGMPQAHYFAALDSSPESLVSEERARRDSVLESIRSLSRAFSSGNYGVLQFPETGRFLWSGYQLLSPQIIPAGSGAGGSVENRVFIPASWSGDFDGVLSFKFDGSDSWIHFLYQLSSEGLKLEHVLSVKDALVQSRNLTPTVLFFSPANEVY